In Pectinophora gossypiella chromosome 17, ilPecGoss1.1, whole genome shotgun sequence, one DNA window encodes the following:
- the LOC126374553 gene encoding store-operated calcium entry regulator STIMATE-like: MNNSSEFIWSELHCSKDALTDTYGWFMQFLLAFLAFTCLIGKRFCEPRYARRPWLIWFYDTSKQGLGALIIHAANVWLSPHLTGNPCTWYIVNFMLDSTLGLLIIWAGIRLAQYCARNYDIPLINFGEYGKPPQCAAWICQCVLYAALATFAKSLLALVLRLPPVVDVLSTLRLSPVSDPRLELAVVMLIIPFFVNILIFWVTDNFLMYHPRGVSSKIKTKVRYQSIKKQKSGSEDEEHSADERLLGASV; this comes from the exons ATGAATAACAGTTCTGAATTTATATGGTCTGAGCTGCATTGCTCGAAGGATGCCCTGACTGATACCTATGGCTGGTTTATGCAGTTCCTTCTGGCATTCTTGGCTTTCACTTgcttaatag GTAAAAGATTCTGTGAGCCACGATATGCTAGAAGGCCATGGCTCATCTGGTTTTACGACACATCCAAGCAGGGCCTGGGGGCTCTCATCATACACGCAGCCAATGTATGGCTGTCTCCACACCTCACAGGAAACCCATGCACTTG GTACATAGTGAACTTCATGTTAGACTCGACTCTGGGTCTGCTGATCATATGGGCGGGAATCAGGCTAGCACAGTACTGTGCCCGGAATTATGATATACCGCTTATCAATTTTGGTGAATATG GCAAGCCCCCGCAGTGCGCGGCGTGGATCTGCCAGTGCGTGCTGTATGCAGCGCTGGCGACGTTCGCCAAGTCTTTGTTGGCGCTGGTGCTGCGGCTGCCGCCAGTGGTCGACGTGTTGTCCACGCTGCGCTTGTCGCCCGTCTCCGACCCGCGGTTGGAGCTCGCTGTCGTCATGCTCATCATACCTTTCTTTGTTAAT ATTTTAATATTCTGGGTGACCGACAACTTCTTGATGTATCACCCAAGGGGAGTGAGCAGCAAAATTAAAACGAAG GTACGTTACCAGTCCATAAAGAAGCAGAAGTCAGGGTCCGAAGACGAGGAGCATTCAGCTGATGAGCGGCTGCTGGGCGCCAGCGTATGA